A single window of Coturnix japonica isolate 7356 chromosome 17, Coturnix japonica 2.1, whole genome shotgun sequence DNA harbors:
- the ZBTB26 gene encoding zinc finger and BTB domain-containing protein 26 → MRFRRPNNAVPSRRRGRWRQPSVAGGSGSGCRRGDAARRSRCAKMSERSDILHFKFDNYGDSMLQKMNKLREENKFCDVVVHIDDVEVHGHKIVFAAGSPFLRDQFLLNDSRDVKISILQSSEVGRQLLLSCYSGVLEFPEMELVNYLTAASFLQMSHIVERCTQALWKFIKPKQPLESKECEQQSDSSELKEHGEDEDSLPQDSPCIQPSEDSMDMEDSDIQIIKVESIGEVTEVRNKKDQNQFISSEQTALHSSEPQHFLINSTVENRASEIEQNHLHNYALSYAGSDNIILASKDMFGSNNRGIDKGLQWHHQCPKCTRVFRHLENYANHLKMHKLFMCLLCGKTFTQKGNLHRHMRVHAGIKPFQCKICGKTFSQKCSLQDHLNLHSGDKPHKCNYCDMVFAHKPVLRKHLKQLHGKNSFDNANERNIQDITVDFDSFTCSAATDSKVCQQADGSQVLDAGKLPQAVLSLRNDSTCVN, encoded by the exons ATGCGCTTCCGGCGGCCGAACAATGCGGTTCCGAGTCGCCGTCGCGGGCGCTGGCGGCAGCC GTCCGTAGCCGGGGGTAGCGGCAGCGGGTGCCGGCGGGGTGACGCGGCCCGGCGCTCCAG GTGTGCCAAAATGTCAGAAAGATCCGATATTCTTCACTTCAAGTTTGACAATTACGGCGATTCGAtgttacagaaaatgaacaaactgagagaagaaaacaaattttgtgATGTTGTCGTCCATATAGATGATGTTGAAGTTCATGGGCATAAAATTGTATTTGCTGCCGGCTCTCCCTTTTTAAGAGATCAGTTCTTATTAAATGACTCTAGAGATGTCAAAATCTCTATCCTGCAAAGTTCGGAAGTAGGGAGGCAGTTGCTTTTATCGTGTTACAGCGGCGTGCTGGAGTTTCCTGAAATGGAGCTGGTAAACTACTTAACTGCTGCAAGCTTTCTGCAGATGAGCCACATTGTTGAACGATGTACGCAGGCACTCTGGAAGTTCATAAAACCGAAGCAGCCATTGGAGAGCAAGGAGTGTGAACAGCAAAGTGATTCCTCTGAGCTGAAGGAACATGGGGAAGATGAAGACTCTCTACCGCAAGATTCACCTTGTATTCAACCTTCAGAAGACAGTATGGACATGGAGGATAGTGATATTCAGATTATCAAGGTGGAGTCCATTGGGGAGGTAACGGAAGTTAGGAATAAGAAGGATCAGAACcagtttatttcttctgagCAAACTGCATTGCATTCCTCTGAACCTCAACACTTTCTAATCAACTCCACTGTTGAAAACAGAGCAAGTGAAATAGAACAAAATCACCTCCACAATTATGCCCTTTCATATGCTGGCAGTGATAACATCATTCTGGCCTCTAAAGATATGTTTGGGTCTAATAACCGTGGAATAGACAAAGGCCTCCAGTGGCACCATCAGTGTCCAAAGTGCACAAGAGTATTTCGGCATCTAGAAAACTATGCTAATCACTTAAAGATGCATAAACTATTCATGTGTCTCCTGTGTGGCAAGACATTCACTCAGAAAGGCAATCTCCACCGGCACATGAGAGTGCATGCAGGCATCAAACCGTTCCAATGTAAGATCTGTGGGAAAACCTTCTCTCAGAAATGTTCCTTACAGGACCATCTCAACCTGCACAGTGGGGACAAGCCCCATAAGTGTAACTACTGTGACATGGTTTTTGCGCATAAGCCTGTTCTGAGGAAACATCTTAAACAGCTACATGGTAAAAATAGCTTTGACAATGccaatgaaagaaatattcaaGACATAACGGTGGACTTCGATTCATTCACATGTAGCGCTGCTACAGACAGTAAGGTCTGTCAGCAGGCGGATGGAAGCCAGGTACTGGATGCAGGGAAGCTGCCTCAGGCTGTGCTCAGTTTAAGAAATGATAGTACCTGCGTCaattaa